In Lentimicrobium sp. L6, the sequence AAGCTGTAGCTTTGGGTAGCGTTAAAGCGAATATTGGAAATACTTACGCTGCATCTGGCATGGCCAGTTTGATAAAGGCGAGCTTATGTGTTCACCACCGTTTTATTCCGGGGATTCCAAACTGGGAAGCCCCAAAAGATGTGAATGCATTTAAAGATAGCCTTTACTATTTCCCTCAAAAGTCTCGCCCTTGGATTTTACAAGAGCATCAGACTAAGAGAAAGGCATCGGTGAATGGTATAGACGATTTACAAATCCATTTATCAGAAGCGGATCAAGTATTGAACACCGATTCTACTTTCAGACAAAGTGTGATCCCAAATATTTTTCCTTTGAAAGCCCGTTCAGAAAAAGAGATGAGCTTACAACTATCGGCTTTGGAAATTGCCCTCGCCTCCCCCACTCCATTTGGGGAGATGGCTGAAATATTTTTCGAGAAATTCAAAGAAAATAGTGGACTTTATTGTACGGTACTGCTGGCAAAAAATGCAGAGGAGCTTAAGCAAGAAATTCAATTCTTTCAAAAGAGCATCTCCAAATCATTTTCATCAGGCAAAGCCTTAAAGACACCCCGCGGTAGTTATTTTTCACCAAAACCTTTGGGTAAAAGAGGAAAAATAGCTTTTGTATATCCAGGTTCGGCAACCGCATACCAAGGTTTAGGAAGCGATCTTTTTCAAATGTTTCCCCAATTGCATGAGCAATATAAAGATTTAGGACCCAATTTAGATCGTTTTATTTGGAGCGATTATTTGTATCCCAAACACGTGAGTACTAACAATGAAAGTCCAAATATCTATGCCAATGCCATTGCTATGATGTCGGTTGGGGTATTTTACTCTGCGGCCTTTACTCATATCATGCGTTCTATGTTTAAGTTAGAACCCGATATGGCCTTTGGTTATAGCATGGGCGAATGCAGCAGCATGTGGTATTCCTTAGGAATATGGAGTCCTGATGGCACCAAAGAATTTCAGGAATCGCCAGTATTTAAAAATCGCGTGGCTGGTAATTTAGAACTTTTATCTGAACACCTTGGTATCAGTATAGAGGAGGCCAAAGAAAACTGGATCAGTTTGGTATTATTGGCGTCGAAGGAACTAATTGAGCCTATGGTTCAGAAACATGATAATGTTTACCTCACCTTTGTAAATACTGAGAACGAGGTCATTATTTCGGGCGATAAAAAAACTTGTTTAGCCATTGCTGAAAAGGCTCAATGTAAAGTAATTCCTATTCCTTTTCAAAATATTATCCATCACGATTTCTGTAAAAAAGATTCCGATGCGCTATTATCCATGCATCATTTTCCTTTGCAGAGCAAACCCAATATTGACTTCTTTTCTAGCATCACAAAGACGAAACTGAAGCTCGATAGCGAAGTGATTTCCAAGAATTCCACAAATGTTTGTTGCCAAGAAGTTGACTTTCCTGCCAACGTAAAAAGTGTAGCAGATGCAGGAGCCAATATCTTTATAGAGCTCGGGGCTAATGCCACTTGTACGGGTTGGATCAATGCTATTTTAAAAGATCAGGATCATTTATCGGTTAGCATTAATCAAAAAGGGAAATCAGATGCTCAAGCATTATGTGAGATGATGGCCCAATTGGTGAGTCATGGTGTAGCGCTTGATTTAAGTATGCTTTACCCCGAAACTGCCAAAGGAAAGCCACAAAAACAATTCTTGAAAAAGATAATACCCGGTGGAAAGCCCATAGCCCAAGTCATAGTAAATAGCGAAAGCAAAAAGCTATTTGCGAATCTTAAAACAAAAAGTATTAAGAAAAGCATTATCAAAGAAAAGGCAGTAATGGTTATAGCTGGAGAGGATTCATATACCGAATCAGATACCGCTCCAATCACTACACCAATAATTTCAAATCATTCAAAATCATTAAACTTAAATCCCGAAATGGATACAAAAACCATAGAGAACGTAAATACAAAATTAACACCGAGTACATCACCTAATAATAGGCTGGGTGAAAATGGATTACGCTTACAGAATTACGAATCCGGAGAGCAATTAGAAGGTAAAGAGATTGTGTATTCACAAGAAGACTTGGTGGAGTTTGCTACCGGTAAAATTGCCAATGTTTTTGGCCCTGAATATGCTGTCATAGATACTTATCCACGTCGTGTGATGCTACCTATGGACCCTTATCTATTGGTGAGTAGAGTTACAGGTATTAATGCCAAGTTGGGCGAGTATAAACCATCGACCATGCAAACGGAATACGATATTCCTTATGATGCCTGGTTTACCACCGACCGCCAAATCCCTTGGGCTGTATCGGTAGAATCAGGACAGTGCGATTTAATGCTTATCTCCTACCTGGGTATCGATTTACAAAACAAAGGCAAGCAGATTTACCGTTTATTGGATTGCACCCTTACTTTTATGGATGACTTGCCTTTTGAAGGACAAACCCTACGCTATGATATCTCCATCAATTCCTTTGTGAATAGCGGTAATAACCTCCTATTCTTTTTCAGCTACCGTTGTTATGTGGAGGATCGCTTGGTGCTTAAAATGGACAATGGGTGTGCGGGTTTCTTTTCTGATGAAGAATTGGCTGCCGGAAATGGTGTGGTGTACAGCAAATCGGAACTAGCAGCCCGAACCCAAATTAAAAAGAGATATTTCACTCCATTATTGGATACTGATAAAACCACTTTCTCCAAAGAAGACCTGATGCATTTGAGCAATGGAGACATTGAGAAGTGTTTTGGAAATGAGTCTTATTTTGCCAATGGTCGCAATTCCTCATTACGTCTGCCTCCAGAAAAGATATTGATGCTAGACCGCATTACCACCCTTGATTTAAAAGGTGGCGCTTATGGTTTAGGCTTTATTGAAGCTGAGAAAGATTTAAAAGCCAATGACTGGTATTTCCCTTGCCACTTCCGTGATGATGAAGTAATGGCGGGTTCCTTACAAGCCGAAGGTGGTGGTAACTTATTGCGTTTCTTTATGCTTCGCTTGGGTTTACAGCGCATGACTAAAGATGCTCGTTACCAAGCCATTTTCGATATGCCGCAAAAAGTGCGCTGTCGTAAGGAAGTCACACCTGAAGATACCAAACTGGTTTATCGACTAGAGATTAAAGATATTGGTTTGATTCCTCATCCTTATGTGGTGGGTGATTTAGAGATTATTTCTAATGGTGTGGTCACCGTACATTTCGAGAATATTGGTTTACAATTGCGTGAAAAATCAAACCCTAAATATTTAGAAGAAACCCCAGGTATTCCTATTTCTCCGCGTTCTGAAGGTGCTTTGATGAATGAAAAAGACATCACTACTTTTGCATTAGATGATTTGTCCAAGTGTTTTGGTCCTGACTTCTCCGTTTACGATGGCCGCAAGGTTTCTCGTCAACCCAATACCGATTTACAGCTTATTTCTCGTATACTAAAAGTTGATGGAACGCGTGGTCATCTTGATGAACCCTCCTCCATTTTAGCTGAATATGATGTGCCTGTTAATCCTTGGTATTATGAGCAAAACTCCAATTACACCATGCCTTATTCTGTTTTGATGGAGATTGCCCTACAGCCTTGTGGTTTATTGGGTGCCTATTTGGGTTCTACTTTAGAGTTTGCTGAGCATGACCTCTATTTCAGAAACTTAGATGGTGATGGCGAAATGTTTGACTTAGCAAGTGGAACCGATTTTAGAGGGAAAACCATTGTCAATAATGCCGTTTTAACTTCTTCTATGGCCTTAGGCGGAACCATCTTACAAAATTACACCTTCGAACTTTCTATTGATGGACATGTATTCTATAAAGGAAAATCCTCCTTCGGATTCTTCCCAGCTGATGCTTTAGCATCGCAAGTTGGTTTAGACAAAGGTGCCGAAGTGGATGCTTGGTATAAAACCAATAACTTGACTCCTCAAGATTATCTACAAATTAAATTGGATTCCTTGTATGGCAAAATGAAGCTATACAAAGCACCTGTTGGAAAACCACATTATCATTTGGCCGAAAATCAATTGAACCTATTAGACCATTTAATTGTGGCTAAAAACCAAGGGGAATATGGTAAAGGGTATGTGCATGCTACCAAATTTATAAAACCTTATGAGTGGTTCTTTGCTTGTCACTTTTATCAAGACCCTGTGATGCCCGGTTCCTTAGGTGTGGAAGCTGTTTTCCAAGCCATAGAGGTATTTGCTTTACAACAAGATTTAGGAAAAGATTTTAAATCGCCCAAATTTGTACAGCTGGCTAATCATAAAACCGTTTGGAAATACCGCGGACAAATTCTAACTACCGTAAAGGAAATGCACTTAGAAATTCATATTAAAAATGTGGAACAACATGGTGCACAATTAGCCATAGTGGTGGATGCCTACGTTTGGAATGGTAAAATGCGGATTTATCAGATTACGGATTTGGCCCTCGGTATAGAAGAGGCTTAATCAAATGCAAGGAGCAAAATCATGATAAACGTAAATTTATTTTGTCCGCGGATTTTTTTAAATTTTAATCATTGGTTTTTACTTACAACTGAATGATGAGAACAGCATGAAATAGCTCAATAAATAAATTAGATCATCGCAAATAAAAGATATACATATGAATTTGAATTTTCACGGCACCCCACAAAATATCTTCTGGAAGGGC encodes:
- a CDS encoding beta-ketoacyl synthase N-terminal-like domain-containing protein: MIKIAIIGTSGLFPGSSTQDEFWNNLMHKKDLTGIATKEDFAADPEAFFQAEKGIVDRCYSLRGGFIRDFNFDPTDYKLPAEFLAKQDKLYQWSLHVAKEALRESGYLNKAEIMDKCGLILGNLSFPTASSHQLLSDVYTHTTEVAVQELLKDKDFKLHKNAGEKPQNEVLQYTPSEMVSEALGLGATHYSIDAACATSLYAIKLACDELLTGKANMMLAGAVCASDQLFIHMGFSIFHAYAPADKKYAPFDQGSEGLVSSEGAGMVVLKRLEDAERDGDNILGVIGGIGLSNDGRGKFLLVPNPKGQKLAFERAYDKNSISPENTSYLECHATGTPLGDVTELNSISNYFTSEKNTPLLGSVKSNMGHLLTAAGMTGLLKVLMSMQKNVIPPSINLDNALRADNGLMGKENMVLETIPWDDTQKQAAVNSFGFGGTNAHMVVKNYQQNQSKQEARKATSLVPMSIIGMDAHFGDCTNLNDFYETIYKGKQHFNTLPKKRWKGFEENTSLLKEYGFKDGKAPKGAYIEDFEIDLLRYKIQPKEAETLEPQQALILKIADNAIKDANLDESQNVAVLIAMESELSIHHYLARWDTGWQLKEALEQSNIELNEVQEAELEQLCKNGLYYRDGDQTPSQHTSFVGNIMASRIAALWDFTGSAFTVSSGENSVYKALEIAQNMLSLGEVDAVVVGAVDFSGGLENVILRNQKDQINTAAKPSISINTNDNGWLVGEGAGAIVLKKQSDAKNDRTYAIIDGIGQSQALKEAGYLEMAATGITSQDSKEQATLLKNKPTQAVALGSVKANIGNTYAASGMASLIKASLCVHHRFIPGIPNWEAPKDVNAFKDSLYYFPQKSRPWILQEHQTKRKASVNGIDDLQIHLSEADQVLNTDSTFRQSVIPNIFPLKARSEKEMSLQLSALEIALASPTPFGEMAEIFFEKFKENSGLYCTVLLAKNAEELKQEIQFFQKSISKSFSSGKALKTPRGSYFSPKPLGKRGKIAFVYPGSATAYQGLGSDLFQMFPQLHEQYKDLGPNLDRFIWSDYLYPKHVSTNNESPNIYANAIAMMSVGVFYSAAFTHIMRSMFKLEPDMAFGYSMGECSSMWYSLGIWSPDGTKEFQESPVFKNRVAGNLELLSEHLGISIEEAKENWISLVLLASKELIEPMVQKHDNVYLTFVNTENEVIISGDKKTCLAIAEKAQCKVIPIPFQNIIHHDFCKKDSDALLSMHHFPLQSKPNIDFFSSITKTKLKLDSEVISKNSTNVCCQEVDFPANVKSVADAGANIFIELGANATCTGWINAILKDQDHLSVSINQKGKSDAQALCEMMAQLVSHGVALDLSMLYPETAKGKPQKQFLKKIIPGGKPIAQVIVNSESKKLFANLKTKSIKKSIIKEKAVMVIAGEDSYTESDTAPITTPIISNHSKSLNLNPEMDTKTIENVNTKLTPSTSPNNRLGENGLRLQNYESGEQLEGKEIVYSQEDLVEFATGKIANVFGPEYAVIDTYPRRVMLPMDPYLLVSRVTGINAKLGEYKPSTMQTEYDIPYDAWFTTDRQIPWAVSVESGQCDLMLISYLGIDLQNKGKQIYRLLDCTLTFMDDLPFEGQTLRYDISINSFVNSGNNLLFFFSYRCYVEDRLVLKMDNGCAGFFSDEELAAGNGVVYSKSELAARTQIKKRYFTPLLDTDKTTFSKEDLMHLSNGDIEKCFGNESYFANGRNSSLRLPPEKILMLDRITTLDLKGGAYGLGFIEAEKDLKANDWYFPCHFRDDEVMAGSLQAEGGGNLLRFFMLRLGLQRMTKDARYQAIFDMPQKVRCRKEVTPEDTKLVYRLEIKDIGLIPHPYVVGDLEIISNGVVTVHFENIGLQLREKSNPKYLEETPGIPISPRSEGALMNEKDITTFALDDLSKCFGPDFSVYDGRKVSRQPNTDLQLISRILKVDGTRGHLDEPSSILAEYDVPVNPWYYEQNSNYTMPYSVLMEIALQPCGLLGAYLGSTLEFAEHDLYFRNLDGDGEMFDLASGTDFRGKTIVNNAVLTSSMALGGTILQNYTFELSIDGHVFYKGKSSFGFFPADALASQVGLDKGAEVDAWYKTNNLTPQDYLQIKLDSLYGKMKLYKAPVGKPHYHLAENQLNLLDHLIVAKNQGEYGKGYVHATKFIKPYEWFFACHFYQDPVMPGSLGVEAVFQAIEVFALQQDLGKDFKSPKFVQLANHKTVWKYRGQILTTVKEMHLEIHIKNVEQHGAQLAIVVDAYVWNGKMRIYQITDLALGIEEA